A genomic segment from Accipiter gentilis unplaced genomic scaffold, bAccGen1.1, whole genome shotgun sequence encodes:
- the LOC126037026 gene encoding electroneutral sodium bicarbonate exchanger 1-like has translation MRGFPAARALPLCPDALFLQKCQYLRGEFQGPACGRDGPYTPDVFFWCCILFFATFALSSFLKKFKTSRYFPTRVRSTVSDFAVFLTIVIMVLLDFVVGIPSPKLQVPHAFKPTRDDRGWFINPIGPNPWWTVLAALVPALLCTILIFMDQQISAVIVNRKEHKLKKGCGYHLDLFVVAVMLGVCSVMGLPWFVAARPSCPSPT, from the exons atgcgaggtttccctgccgcacgtgcactgcctttgtgtcctgacgctctgtttctccagaaatgtcagtatttgcgtggggagtttcaaggacctgcctgtggacgcgacggcccctatacccctgatgtattcttctggtgctgcatcctcttcttcgccacctttgccctgtcaagcttcttgaagaagtttaaaaccagccgctactttccaaccaga gtacggtccacagtgagcgactttgctgttttcctcaccatcgtcatcatggtgctccttgactttgtggttgggatcccatcgccgaagctccaggtcccccatgcgttcaag cctaccagagacgaccgcgggtggttcatcaaccccataggacccaacccttggtggacggtgttggctgcgctcgtcccagctctgctctgcaccatcttgatattcatggaccagcagatcagtgccgttattgtgaacaggaaggagcacaagctgaag aaaggatgcgggtaccacctggacctttttgtggtggccgtgatgctcggggtgtgctctgtgatggggctgccctggtttgtggctgcgagaccgtcctgtccatcacccacgtga